A portion of the Parambassis ranga chromosome 22, fParRan2.1, whole genome shotgun sequence genome contains these proteins:
- the ppp2r3a gene encoding serine/threonine-protein phosphatase 2A regulatory subunit B'' subunit alpha isoform X3 — translation MYVQPKPEKKPGTPPPAPAAATAAPVPTPRSPSPPPAPVIVTPPPPAVNIPRFYYPRGLPALGLGANHDAAITAIEAAFTEFEEEKADIYEMGKIAKACGCPLYWKAPMFYAAGGERTGFVSVHSFIATWRKLLHSCHDDASRFVYMLAKPGCNYLEQEDFIPLLQDIVDTHSGLTFLKDAPEFHSRYITTVIQRIFYVVNRSWTGRITMMELRRSNFLQTLALLEEEDDINQITDYFSYEHFYVIYCKFWELDTDHDLYIDPKDLARYNDHASSSRIIERLFSGAVTRGNAVQREGRMSYAEFVWFLISEEDKKNPTSIEYWFRCMDMDGDGVLSMFELEYFYEEQCQRMERMGIEPLPFQDLLCQMLDLVKPESSGKITLGDLKRCRMAHIFFDTFFNLEKYLDHEQRDPFAVQKDVDSEGPEPSDWDKYAAEEYEILVAEETANEQLHEGSFDDDYESEELQVPGEIGNKMEKLVISDLSA, via the exons ATGTAT GTCCAGCCCAAACCAGAAAAGAAACCAGGAACACCTCCACCAGCCCCTGCCgcagccacagcagcaccagTCCCCACACCCCGCTCACCCAGCCCTCCCCCAGCACCGGTCATAgtcacccctcctccccctgctgttAACATTCCCAGGTTCTACTACCCCCGTGGGCTCCCTGCCCTGGGCCTAGGTGCCAACCATGATGCAGCCATCACTGCCATCGAAGCAGCCTTCACCGAGTTTGAGGAAGAGAAGGCGGACATTTATGAAATGGGCAAGATTGCAAAG gcATGCGGGTGTCCACTTTACTGGAAGGCCCCTATGTTTTACGCAGCAGGTGGTGAGAGGACCGGCTTCGTctctgttcattcattcatcgcAACCTGGAGGAA gttgTTGCACAGCTGTCATGATGATGCATCaaggtttgtttacatgctaGCTAAACCTGGCTGTAACTACCTGGAACAGGAAGACTTCATTCCTTTATTACAG GACATAGTGGATACACATTCAGGGCTCACATTTCTGAAGGATGCACCTGAATTCCATTCACGCTACATAACAACG GTGATCCAGCGGATATTCTATGTGGTGAACCGATCATGGACGGGTCGAATCACCATGATGGAGCTACGCAGGAGCAACTTCCTCCAAACTCTGGCCCTGCTAGAAGAAGAGGATGACATTAACCAGATAACTGACTACTTCTCTTATGAACACTTCTACGTCATCTACTGCAAGTTTTGGGAGTTGGACACCGATCATGACCTCTACATTGACCCCAAAGACCTGGCGAGGTACAACGACCACG CATCCTCGAGCAGAATCATTGAGAGATTGTTTTCAGGGGCCGTTACTCG GGGTAACGCTGTGCAGAGGGAAGGCAGGATGAGCTACGCTGAGTTTGTTTGGTTCCTCATATCTGAGGAAGACAAGAAAAATCCCACCAG TATAGAGTACTGGTTCCGTTGCATGGACATGGATGGTGATGGTGTCCTGTCCATGTTTGAGTTGGAGTATTTCTATGAGGAGCAGtgtcagaggatggagaggatgggCATCGAACCTCTGCCCTTCCAGGACTTGCTGTGCCAGATGCTCGACCTGGTCAAACCCGAGAGCTCAG GTAAGATAACCCTGGGAGATCTAAAGCGCTGCCGGATGGCCCACATATTCTTTGACACCTTCTTCAACCTGGAGAAATATCTGGACCATGAACAGAGAGACCCATTTGCTGTGCAAAAG GACGTTGATAGTGAAGGTCCAGAGCCGTCTGACTGGGATAAATATGCGGCAGAGGAGTATGAGATACTGGTGGCAGAAGAGACGGCAAATGAACAGCTACACGAAGG GTCATTTGACGATGACTACGAATCTGAGGAACTTCAAGTCCCTGGAGAGATTGGGAATAAAATGGAAAAACTGGTCATATCTGACCTATCGGCATAA
- the ppp2r3a gene encoding serine/threonine-protein phosphatase 2A regulatory subunit B'' subunit alpha isoform X2: MMIKETSLRLDPDLRGELAFLARGCDFVLPSRFKKRLKSYQQQQVQPKPEKKPGTPPPAPAAATAAPVPTPRSPSPPPAPVIVTPPPPAVNIPRFYYPRGLPALGLGANHDAAITAIEAAFTEFEEEKADIYEMGKIAKACGCPLYWKAPMFYAAGGERTGFVSVHSFIATWRKLLHSCHDDASRFVYMLAKPGCNYLEQEDFIPLLQDIVDTHSGLTFLKDAPEFHSRYITTVIQRIFYVVNRSWTGRITMMELRRSNFLQTLALLEEEDDINQITDYFSYEHFYVIYCKFWELDTDHDLYIDPKDLARYNDHASSSRIIERLFSGAVTRGNAVQREGRMSYAEFVWFLISEEDKKNPTSIEYWFRCMDMDGDGVLSMFELEYFYEEQCQRMERMGIEPLPFQDLLCQMLDLVKPESSGKITLGDLKRCRMAHIFFDTFFNLEKYLDHEQRDPFAVQKDVDSEGPEPSDWDKYAAEEYEILVAEETANEQLHEGSFDDDYESEELQVPGEIGNKMEKLVISDLSA; the protein is encoded by the exons ATGATGATCAAGGAGACGTCGTTACGGCTGGACCCAGACCTGAGAGGGGAGCTGGCCTTTCTGGCCAGGGGGTGTGACTTTGTCCTCCCCTCACGGTTCAAGAAGCGACTCAAATCCTACCAGCAGCAACAG GTCCAGCCCAAACCAGAAAAGAAACCAGGAACACCTCCACCAGCCCCTGCCgcagccacagcagcaccagTCCCCACACCCCGCTCACCCAGCCCTCCCCCAGCACCGGTCATAgtcacccctcctccccctgctgttAACATTCCCAGGTTCTACTACCCCCGTGGGCTCCCTGCCCTGGGCCTAGGTGCCAACCATGATGCAGCCATCACTGCCATCGAAGCAGCCTTCACCGAGTTTGAGGAAGAGAAGGCGGACATTTATGAAATGGGCAAGATTGCAAAG gcATGCGGGTGTCCACTTTACTGGAAGGCCCCTATGTTTTACGCAGCAGGTGGTGAGAGGACCGGCTTCGTctctgttcattcattcatcgcAACCTGGAGGAA gttgTTGCACAGCTGTCATGATGATGCATCaaggtttgtttacatgctaGCTAAACCTGGCTGTAACTACCTGGAACAGGAAGACTTCATTCCTTTATTACAG GACATAGTGGATACACATTCAGGGCTCACATTTCTGAAGGATGCACCTGAATTCCATTCACGCTACATAACAACG GTGATCCAGCGGATATTCTATGTGGTGAACCGATCATGGACGGGTCGAATCACCATGATGGAGCTACGCAGGAGCAACTTCCTCCAAACTCTGGCCCTGCTAGAAGAAGAGGATGACATTAACCAGATAACTGACTACTTCTCTTATGAACACTTCTACGTCATCTACTGCAAGTTTTGGGAGTTGGACACCGATCATGACCTCTACATTGACCCCAAAGACCTGGCGAGGTACAACGACCACG CATCCTCGAGCAGAATCATTGAGAGATTGTTTTCAGGGGCCGTTACTCG GGGTAACGCTGTGCAGAGGGAAGGCAGGATGAGCTACGCTGAGTTTGTTTGGTTCCTCATATCTGAGGAAGACAAGAAAAATCCCACCAG TATAGAGTACTGGTTCCGTTGCATGGACATGGATGGTGATGGTGTCCTGTCCATGTTTGAGTTGGAGTATTTCTATGAGGAGCAGtgtcagaggatggagaggatgggCATCGAACCTCTGCCCTTCCAGGACTTGCTGTGCCAGATGCTCGACCTGGTCAAACCCGAGAGCTCAG GTAAGATAACCCTGGGAGATCTAAAGCGCTGCCGGATGGCCCACATATTCTTTGACACCTTCTTCAACCTGGAGAAATATCTGGACCATGAACAGAGAGACCCATTTGCTGTGCAAAAG GACGTTGATAGTGAAGGTCCAGAGCCGTCTGACTGGGATAAATATGCGGCAGAGGAGTATGAGATACTGGTGGCAGAAGAGACGGCAAATGAACAGCTACACGAAGG GTCATTTGACGATGACTACGAATCTGAGGAACTTCAAGTCCCTGGAGAGATTGGGAATAAAATGGAAAAACTGGTCATATCTGACCTATCGGCATAA
- the ppp2r3a gene encoding serine/threonine-protein phosphatase 2A regulatory subunit B'' subunit alpha isoform X1 yields the protein MAAAYRVVVSSVSCYNSVVVDRRAHSHAVHYCSGPCGALSQGLDCTVAHRGTCSELLCGPDPTYSDLSSSPVHSRNMVTQQLSNHGKLNMDNTHNSGLERASSSGNLSLGEDSPTWRGKKAPSTGGSTGNLSSSGSLKDITEEAINLASGKLKEFSFDKLRLSSSSHVTYRKGRKVRPDSFSRRSTDLEIIYGHFSSSLTTNATTNGMTNGMATSNDENLPPYVLGKGTGLEETKLKGSTSTLSAITKMCGGSASSLSSIGSLDQSLNTVAALYRNTLGEENLIARLLEKTRAEAGGAGGEDIRACLDILLKCSEDLKKCTDIIKQCIRRKAGGGPEDGSASPDSVYRAVMTRLSSYLKRLPLELEGIGGLGGSGQGAPGSGHSDLAELVNTLHSIQQGPYSPIFGNEQPPRYEDVVQSPPITKTVSHSASSTPSSSSSSLKSDFSHTTSVQSSTQPRAAPLTNGLQYPHSSSITQHTLSPPSITCSSSSSSPTHSPSPLRASPTPPYTHTPPASPMEALYIEEEEADVEKIPEQISPTRGVNTAQNKNGTMLGQHLHSTHSHTLHNVSNTLPASSGYSPSWPSSGSLTAPKAATHRNDDIDKLLMDLENLSQSMSHPRNIEPPLPAKTRKRELGQGILSKESTAQPKMAQFQVQKPASQITMNGVSSRTPPQRDSNETVAGEEEDGALLLRILESIESFAQELVDSGAGSTGSAERNSGREREVMRLLQDTLATTGSAESPVESTNPPAAPTAPSMQTDVAPAIPIKHTLAVSSVVSPAPAPAPAPAPIPAPAPTPAVFEAEYKATDEPVSKPTPEPAPKVLPTAEATDKITEASGSDEADPNPIPAPVTPAPTSLHSFTPVDESVLPVMTPEAPAPITLREAANEPAPAARDAGSTLLIQQTPEVIRVQPKPEKKPGTPPPAPAAATAAPVPTPRSPSPPPAPVIVTPPPPAVNIPRFYYPRGLPALGLGANHDAAITAIEAAFTEFEEEKADIYEMGKIAKACGCPLYWKAPMFYAAGGERTGFVSVHSFIATWRKLLHSCHDDASRFVYMLAKPGCNYLEQEDFIPLLQDIVDTHSGLTFLKDAPEFHSRYITTVIQRIFYVVNRSWTGRITMMELRRSNFLQTLALLEEEDDINQITDYFSYEHFYVIYCKFWELDTDHDLYIDPKDLARYNDHASSSRIIERLFSGAVTRGNAVQREGRMSYAEFVWFLISEEDKKNPTSIEYWFRCMDMDGDGVLSMFELEYFYEEQCQRMERMGIEPLPFQDLLCQMLDLVKPESSGKITLGDLKRCRMAHIFFDTFFNLEKYLDHEQRDPFAVQKDVDSEGPEPSDWDKYAAEEYEILVAEETANEQLHEGSFDDDYESEELQVPGEIGNKMEKLVISDLSA from the exons ATGGCAGCAGCCTACCGTGTAGTTGTGAGCAGTGTGAGCTGTTACAACAGTGTTGTAGTGGACCGGCGCGCTCACTCGCATGCTGTGCACTATTGTTCGGGTCCATGTGGGGCGCTGTCCCAGGGCCTCGACTGTACTGTTGCACATCGTGGCACCTGCTCCGAGCTGCTTTGTGGCCCTGATCCCACATACAGTGACCTCAGCAGCTCACCTGTGCACTCGCGTAACATGGTCACTCAGCAACTTTCTAATCATGGTAAACTTAACATGGATAACACTCATAATAGCGGACTAGAGCGGGCAAGCAGCAGTGGAAATTTGTCTTTAGGGGAGGACAGCCCCACATGGCGTGGTAAAAAAGCTCCAAGTACTGGAGGTTCAACTGGGAACTTGAGCTCTTCTGGCAGTCTGAAGGACATTACTGAAGAGGCCATCAACCTCGCCAGTGGTAAGCTCAAGGAGTTTTCTTTTGATAAGctccgcctctcctcttccagccATGTCACCTACCGTAAAGGTCGTAAAGTCCGTCCTGACTCATTTAGTCGTCGCTCCACCGACCTGGAGATCATCTACGGACACTTCAGCTCTAGTCTTACCACAAATGCAACAACTAATGGCATGACAAACGGCATGGCTACTTCTAATGATGAGAACCTGCCACCGTACGTGCTGGGGAAAGGAACAGGGCTAGAGGAGACAAAGCTAAAGGGGAGCACAAGCACATTATCAGCCATCACCAAAATGTGTGGTGGCTCAGCAAGCAGCCTGTCTAGCATTGGGTCTTTGGACCAAAGTTTGAACACAGTGGCCGCCCTGTACCGCAACACCCTAGGAGAGGAGAACCTTATTGCCCGTCTGCTGGAGAAGACCCGAGCAGAGGCTGGGGGAGCAGGAGGGGAGGATATCCGTGCCTGCCTCGACATCTTGCTTAAATGTTCTGAGGATCTGAAGAAATGCACTGATATTATCAAGCAGTGCATCAGGCGCAAAGCTGGGGGAGGGCCGGAGGATGGAAGTGCAAGTCCTGACAGTGTGTATCGGGCTGTGATGACCCGTCTCAGCTCCTATCTAAAGAGGCTGCCCCTGGAGCTGGAGGGGATCGGAGGTCTAGGAGGCAGTGGGCAGGGTGCACCTGGAAGTGGGCACAGTGATCTGGCTGAGCTGGTTAACACTCTGCACTCCATCCAACAAGGACCTTACTCACCAATATTTGGCAACGAGCAACCTCCCCGCTATGAAGATGTGGTGCAGTCACCCCCAATCACAAAGACTGTTTCGCACTCTGCATCTTCtaccccctcctcttcatcctcatctttgAAATCAGATTTTAGCCATACCACATCAGTCCAGAGCTCAACCCAGCCCAGAGCTGCTCCACTTACTAATGGACTGCAGTATCCACATTCTTCTTCTATCACacaacacactctctctcccccatctATTACATGCTcttcatccagctcctctccaacacactccccctcccctcttcgTGCATCCCCAACcccaccatacacacacacccctccagCATCACCAATGGAGGCTCTTTAtattgaggaagaggaggcagatgtGGAAAAGATACCTGAACAAATCTCGCCAACTCGAGGGGTGAACACAGCCCAAAACAAAAATGGGACTATGCTGGGGCAACACCTACACTCTACTCATTCACATACACTCCATAACGTTTCAAATACTTTGCCAGCCAGCTCAGGCTACAGCCCCAGTTGGCCTTCCTCTGGATCGCTAACAGCGCCCAAAGCTGCCACACACAGGAATGATGACATTGACAAGCTGCTGATGGACTTGGAGAATTTGTCTCAGAGTATGAGCCACCCCAGAAACATAGAGCCTCCCCTTCCAGCCAAGACCCGGAAGAGAGAATTAGGCCAAGGGATCCTCTCCAAAGAGTCCACTGCTCAGCCCAAAATGGCCCAGTTCCAGGTCCAGAAGCCAGCCAGCCAAATAACCATGAACGGTGTTAGCTCCAGAACTCCTCCCCAGAGAGACAGCAATGAAACTgtagcaggagaggaggaggatggagcacTCTTGCTGAGAATTCTTGAGAGTATTGAGAGTTTTGCTCAAGAGCTGGTGGATTCTGGGGCAGGGAGCACTGGGAGTGCTGAGAGGAACAGTGGGAGAGAGCGGGAGGTAATGAGGCTCCTGCAGGATACACTGGCCACCACTGGCAGTGCTGAAAGCCCCGTGGAGAGCACAAATCCGCCAGCTGCTCCCACTGCACCATCCATGCAAACAGATGTAGCCCCAGCCATACCAATAAAACACACCTTGGCAGTTTCATCAGTGGTTTCACCTGCACCtgcaccagcaccagcaccagcacccATACCTGCACCAGCACCCACACCTGCAGTATTTGAAGCTGAGTACAAGGCTACAGATGAACCTGTATCTAAACCCACACCTGAACCTGCCCCCAAAGTTCTGCCTACAGCTGAGGCCacagataaaatcacagaagCTTCTGGATCAGATGAGGCTGATCCAAATCCCATCCCTGCCCCTGTAACACCTGCACCTACAAGCTTGCATTCCTTCACACCTGTAGATGAATCTGTGTTACCTGTGATGACACCCGAAGCTCCAGCTCCTATTACCTTACGAGAAGCTGCTAATGAACCTGCTCCAGCTGCACGAGATGCTGGTTCAACGCTCCTCATCCAGCAGACTCCAGAGGTGATCAGG GTCCAGCCCAAACCAGAAAAGAAACCAGGAACACCTCCACCAGCCCCTGCCgcagccacagcagcaccagTCCCCACACCCCGCTCACCCAGCCCTCCCCCAGCACCGGTCATAgtcacccctcctccccctgctgttAACATTCCCAGGTTCTACTACCCCCGTGGGCTCCCTGCCCTGGGCCTAGGTGCCAACCATGATGCAGCCATCACTGCCATCGAAGCAGCCTTCACCGAGTTTGAGGAAGAGAAGGCGGACATTTATGAAATGGGCAAGATTGCAAAG gcATGCGGGTGTCCACTTTACTGGAAGGCCCCTATGTTTTACGCAGCAGGTGGTGAGAGGACCGGCTTCGTctctgttcattcattcatcgcAACCTGGAGGAA gttgTTGCACAGCTGTCATGATGATGCATCaaggtttgtttacatgctaGCTAAACCTGGCTGTAACTACCTGGAACAGGAAGACTTCATTCCTTTATTACAG GACATAGTGGATACACATTCAGGGCTCACATTTCTGAAGGATGCACCTGAATTCCATTCACGCTACATAACAACG GTGATCCAGCGGATATTCTATGTGGTGAACCGATCATGGACGGGTCGAATCACCATGATGGAGCTACGCAGGAGCAACTTCCTCCAAACTCTGGCCCTGCTAGAAGAAGAGGATGACATTAACCAGATAACTGACTACTTCTCTTATGAACACTTCTACGTCATCTACTGCAAGTTTTGGGAGTTGGACACCGATCATGACCTCTACATTGACCCCAAAGACCTGGCGAGGTACAACGACCACG CATCCTCGAGCAGAATCATTGAGAGATTGTTTTCAGGGGCCGTTACTCG GGGTAACGCTGTGCAGAGGGAAGGCAGGATGAGCTACGCTGAGTTTGTTTGGTTCCTCATATCTGAGGAAGACAAGAAAAATCCCACCAG TATAGAGTACTGGTTCCGTTGCATGGACATGGATGGTGATGGTGTCCTGTCCATGTTTGAGTTGGAGTATTTCTATGAGGAGCAGtgtcagaggatggagaggatgggCATCGAACCTCTGCCCTTCCAGGACTTGCTGTGCCAGATGCTCGACCTGGTCAAACCCGAGAGCTCAG GTAAGATAACCCTGGGAGATCTAAAGCGCTGCCGGATGGCCCACATATTCTTTGACACCTTCTTCAACCTGGAGAAATATCTGGACCATGAACAGAGAGACCCATTTGCTGTGCAAAAG GACGTTGATAGTGAAGGTCCAGAGCCGTCTGACTGGGATAAATATGCGGCAGAGGAGTATGAGATACTGGTGGCAGAAGAGACGGCAAATGAACAGCTACACGAAGG GTCATTTGACGATGACTACGAATCTGAGGAACTTCAAGTCCCTGGAGAGATTGGGAATAAAATGGAAAAACTGGTCATATCTGACCTATCGGCATAA